Proteins from a genomic interval of Narcine bancroftii isolate sNarBan1 chromosome 12, sNarBan1.hap1, whole genome shotgun sequence:
- the LOC138746774 gene encoding glycylpeptide N-tetradecanoyltransferase 1-like — MADDDETATKEAEEHDVCGSDCENEEDDAHSKDKIPGDETGAKKKKKKPKRKKEKGGGKLDMEDQSKANSLPAEKLQEIQKAIELFSVGQGPAKSMEEATKRSYQFWDTQPVPKLGEVVTVHGPIEPDKANIRQEPYTLPQGFLWDALDLGNAEVLKELYTLLNENYVEDDDNMFRFDYSPEFLLWALRPPGWLLQWHCGVRVVSNRKLVGFISAIPADVQIYDHQKKMVEINFLCVHKKLRSKRVAPVLIREITRRVNLEGCYQAVYTAGVVLPKPVGTCRYWHRSLNPRKLVEVKFSHLSRNMTMQRTMKLYRLPETPKTPGLRPMTCKDVRSVCRLFREYLKQFYLTPIMNEEEVAHWFLPQENIIETYVVEGPEGELTDFISFYTLPSTIMHHPVHKSLKAAYSFYNVHTKTPLVDLMNDGLILAKSKGFDVFNALDLMENKTFLEKLKFGIGDGNLQYYLYNWKCPSMPPEKVGLVLQ, encoded by the exons tAAGATCCCAGGAGATGAAACGGgagcaaaaaagaagaaaaagaaaccaAAACGGAAGAAGGAGAAAGGTGGTGGGAAGTTAGACATGGAAGATCAATCAAAG GCAAACTCATTACCTGCGGAGAAGCTCCAGGAGATCCAGAAAGCCATTGAACTCTTTTCTGTTGGTCAAGGTCCAGCAAAGAGTATGGAGGAGGCGACCAAACGCAGCTACCAGTTCTGGGATACTCAGCCAGTGCCAAAGCTCG GTGAAGTAGTGACTGTGCATGGCCCCATTGAGCCCGACAAGGCTAATATTCGACAAGAGCCCTACACTTTACCACAAGGATTTCTGTGGGATGCCCTGGATCTTGGGAATGCTGAAGTG TTGAAGGAACTGTACACACTGCTGAATGAGAACTACGTGGAAGATGATGACAACATGTTTCGGTTCGACTACTCACCTGAATTCTTACTGTG GGCTCTGCGTCCTCCTGGCTGGTTGCTCCAGTGGCATTGTGGTGTGCGGGTTGTCTCCAACAGGAAATTAGTGGGGTTCATCAGTGCCATTCCAGCTGATGTTCAGATTTATGACCA TCAAAAGAAGATGGTGGAAATTAATTTTCTGTGTGTACATAAAAAGCTGCGATCTAAACGTGTGGCTCCAGTCTTGATCCGGGAGATCACCAGGAGAGTCAATCTTGAAGGCTGCTACCAGGCTGTGTATACTGCGGGTGTAGTGTTGCCTAAACCCGTGGGCACTTGCAG GTACTGGCACAGGTCACTAAACCCTCGCAAACTAGTTGAGGTGAAATTCTCTCATCTGAGCAGAAACATGACTATGCAAAGAACCATGAAATTATATAGACTACCAGAG ACACCAAAAACACCGGGTCTTAGGCCGATGACGTGTAAAGATGTGAGGAGTGTGTGCAGACTGTTCAGAGAATACTTAAAGCAGTTCTATCTGACTCCAATAATGAATGAAGAGGAAGTCGCTCACTGGTTCTTGCCTCAGGAAAATATTATAGAGACTTATGTAGTAGAG ggccctgaaggaGAATTGACAGATTTCATCAGTTTTTACACACTTCCTTCCACCATCATGCACCACCCGGTCCACAAGAGCCTGAAAGCTgcttattctttttataatgtcCACACCAAGACTCCTCTTGTTGACCTCATGAACGATGGCCTCATCCTTGCAAAATCG AAAGGTTTTGATGTTTTCAATGCACTGGATCTAATGGAAAACAAGACCTTCCTAGAAAAGCTGAAATTTGGGATTGGAGACGGCAACTTGCAGTATTACCTGTACAATTGGAAGTGCCCCAGCATGCCTCCTGAAAAG GTTGGGCTTGTGCTGCAATAA